The following proteins are co-located in the Microbulbifer sp. VAAF005 genome:
- a CDS encoding GAF domain-containing protein, giving the protein MSLNKFYTTLNGQLEGLLSAERDWLANTANASALLFMELEDINWAGFYFLYGDELRLGPFQGKPACTRIPVGAGVCGTAVSTGESQLVDDVHQFPGHIACDAVSASEVVVPLYDDAGRCLGVLDIDSPSVARFSEEDLAGLQEFARVLLKSSDLPAS; this is encoded by the coding sequence ATGTCGCTGAACAAGTTTTACACCACCTTAAATGGGCAGTTGGAAGGATTGCTTTCTGCGGAGCGCGACTGGCTGGCCAACACCGCCAATGCCAGTGCGCTGTTGTTTATGGAGCTGGAGGATATCAACTGGGCCGGCTTCTATTTCCTCTACGGTGATGAATTGCGTTTGGGGCCCTTCCAGGGCAAGCCCGCCTGTACCCGGATTCCTGTGGGCGCTGGTGTTTGCGGCACTGCTGTTTCGACCGGTGAATCCCAATTGGTAGACGATGTGCATCAGTTCCCCGGCCACATCGCTTGCGATGCCGTGTCGGCCTCAGAGGTGGTGGTGCCACTGTATGATGACGCGGGTCGTTGCCTGGGAGTGCTGGATATCGATAGCCCCAGTGTGGCGCGCTTTAGCGAGGAAGACCTGGCGGGCCTACAGGAATTTGCCCGGGTATTGCTCAAGTCCTCAGACCTCCCGGCGAGCTGA
- the ssb gene encoding single-stranded DNA-binding protein: protein MSRGINKTISIGNLCADPEVRYMPNGNAVTNVRLAMNNNYKDKQTGQVVGKVEYIGVVFFNRLAEIAGEYLRKGAKIYVEGSLRTRKWQDKNSGQDRFTTEIVAAEMQMLDGQQNGAQQGQGFQQPSPMAPQNQQQRPAQGQGYQQNQAAPQSMGGRNDFNQGGFDDDIPF from the coding sequence ATGAGCAGAGGAATCAACAAAACTATCAGTATTGGAAATTTATGCGCAGACCCTGAGGTGCGTTACATGCCGAACGGAAATGCTGTTACTAATGTTCGGCTTGCAATGAATAATAACTACAAGGATAAGCAGACCGGCCAAGTTGTTGGTAAGGTCGAGTATATCGGCGTAGTCTTTTTCAACCGCCTTGCAGAAATAGCCGGAGAATACCTCCGCAAAGGGGCGAAGATTTATGTTGAAGGCTCACTACGCACTCGGAAGTGGCAAGACAAAAACAGCGGTCAGGACCGCTTCACTACAGAAATTGTCGCAGCTGAAATGCAGATGCTTGATGGTCAACAAAATGGTGCGCAGCAGGGGCAGGGATTCCAACAGCCCTCCCCTATGGCTCCGCAGAATCAGCAGCAAAGACCAGCCCAAGGTCAGGGGTATCAGCAGAATCAGGCAGCACCGCAATCAATGGGTGGTAGGAATGATTTTAACCAAGGTGGATTTGATGACGATATTCCCTTCTAG
- a CDS encoding tyrosine-type recombinase/integrase, translating to MPDSITSPVIQMYMDARGQQYPTAANRERTFLSIIFRWGKARGFVSIEDPARAVKPIKEKQAGRYVEDSEYLAFYKWLESKGHTAHAAAMEIAYLCAARQQDVLALKRQDITDEGLLICQQKTGKKQLKLWTDRLHDAVELALKSNTTSRSQSMCLIRGRTGQRFTRDGFNSTWSREQKAANEAGALPARFRFHDLKIKGISDFEGDKQEFSGHKTRSMMERYNHTADKVVSLNKARISGKKDTPKGTG from the coding sequence GTGCCGGACTCCATCACATCACCTGTGATTCAAATGTATATGGATGCACGCGGGCAGCAATACCCTACCGCAGCAAACAGAGAGCGCACATTTCTCAGTATTATTTTTCGCTGGGGAAAGGCTCGCGGGTTCGTATCAATTGAAGACCCAGCCAGGGCGGTCAAGCCAATCAAGGAGAAACAGGCCGGGCGCTATGTGGAAGATTCAGAATATTTAGCTTTCTATAAATGGTTAGAGTCCAAGGGACACACTGCCCACGCGGCCGCAATGGAGATTGCCTACCTTTGCGCCGCTCGCCAACAAGATGTTCTCGCATTGAAGCGACAGGATATCACCGACGAAGGTTTATTGATTTGCCAACAAAAAACTGGCAAGAAACAACTGAAGCTCTGGACGGACCGATTGCACGATGCGGTTGAGCTGGCACTTAAAAGCAACACCACTTCCAGGTCACAAAGTATGTGTCTGATTCGCGGCCGAACTGGGCAGCGCTTCACCCGAGACGGATTCAACAGCACCTGGAGCCGGGAACAAAAAGCTGCCAATGAGGCTGGCGCCCTACCCGCCCGCTTCCGGTTTCATGATTTAAAGATTAAAGGCATCTCAGATTTCGAAGGTGACAAGCAGGAATTCAGCGGGCACAAGACTCGAAGCATGATGGAGCGCTACAACCACACCGCCGATAAAGTTGTTTCTCTTAATAAGGCGAGGATTAGCGGAAAGAAAGACACGCCAAAGGGCACTGGATGA
- a CDS encoding Wadjet anti-phage system protein JetD domain-containing protein yields MEKTLPYWVEENPLLIGILNFILDRRDSQLERGKEARISFRLDLRAGSKRWLEVLEPLRDPDQDEQELWNELQHFAREYQCFTVKPNPKRRPGIAEWQGAQLIFRDASEEQLRLWLNRPSPTVRQSAWTSLLEPYVDRFENPSAFPLEGLELQPGFDSVEEIIACWVSVGKELIFADEISWRQLAARCFKGDSKYLELPSRQSLVRNLYPDLSRKIQERQLLLHAYLPRQFEQVIFIENQDTFISLAELQPSRAALVYSEGYQGGAERIRNGERVRFSTINVVSENIRQQFLSWWHDGESRTVPTFFWGDLDYEGLRIAAALRKSFPDLQCWRPGYDLLLHFLRTGKAHAPEQAEKVGQKLVQAIGCQYADSTLLPAISDSNRYVDQEAVEIGELAGTLV; encoded by the coding sequence ATGGAAAAGACATTGCCCTATTGGGTAGAGGAAAACCCGCTGTTAATCGGCATCCTGAATTTTATTCTGGATCGGCGGGACAGCCAGCTGGAACGCGGCAAGGAAGCCCGCATTAGTTTCAGGCTGGATTTGCGCGCTGGCAGTAAGCGCTGGCTGGAAGTGTTGGAGCCCCTCAGGGACCCCGATCAAGACGAGCAGGAGCTGTGGAATGAATTGCAGCACTTTGCGCGGGAATACCAGTGTTTTACGGTGAAACCGAATCCGAAAAGGCGGCCGGGTATTGCCGAGTGGCAGGGGGCCCAATTGATTTTTCGGGATGCCAGCGAGGAACAGCTGCGCCTGTGGCTCAATCGCCCATCCCCCACCGTTCGCCAATCCGCCTGGACCAGCCTGCTGGAGCCCTATGTCGATCGCTTTGAAAATCCCTCTGCTTTTCCCCTCGAAGGCTTGGAGCTCCAACCGGGGTTTGATTCCGTCGAAGAAATTATCGCTTGCTGGGTGTCCGTCGGCAAAGAGCTGATCTTTGCCGATGAAATTTCCTGGCGACAATTAGCCGCGCGCTGCTTTAAAGGGGATTCCAAATACCTGGAATTACCCAGCCGTCAATCTCTGGTGCGCAATCTCTATCCTGACCTGAGCCGTAAAATCCAGGAGCGCCAGCTTTTACTTCACGCCTACCTGCCCAGGCAATTTGAGCAGGTCATTTTTATCGAAAACCAGGACACTTTTATTAGCCTGGCGGAGCTGCAACCCAGTCGTGCAGCACTGGTTTATAGCGAGGGCTACCAGGGAGGCGCAGAAAGGATTCGCAATGGGGAGAGGGTTCGCTTCAGCACTATTAATGTGGTTAGTGAAAATATCCGGCAGCAATTCCTAAGCTGGTGGCACGATGGGGAGTCCCGAACGGTTCCAACATTTTTCTGGGGGGATCTGGACTATGAAGGATTGCGGATTGCCGCAGCGCTGAGAAAGAGCTTTCCCGACTTGCAGTGCTGGCGCCCGGGCTACGATCTGTTACTGCATTTTCTGCGCACGGGAAAAGCCCATGCTCCAGAGCAGGCGGAAAAGGTGGGGCAAAAGCTGGTGCAAGCGATTGGTTGCCAATATGCAGATAGCACTCTGCTGCCAGCAATTTCAGACAGCAATCGCTATGTGGATCAGGAGGCGGTTGAGATTGGGGAGCTGGCTGGGACATTAGTGTGA
- the rsuA gene encoding 16S rRNA pseudouridine(516) synthase RsuA has translation MANLIRLDKAVSQVTDLSRTDVKRAAWAGRITVNGEVVTNAATKIQVSDELCLDDEPLHEPGPRYIMLNKPLGYVSATKDGEHPTVLDLIDEPNKEKLHIAGRLDIDTTGLVLLTDDGQWSHKVTSPNHHCDKTYYALLAEKIEEDAVAKLAKGVWLNNEKKRTKPAKLEILFANEVRITIGEGRYHQVKRMFAALGNKVLELHREKIGEIILDEELQEGDYRLLTPEEIASIN, from the coding sequence TTGGCTAACCTGATTCGTCTGGATAAAGCGGTCAGCCAGGTCACCGACCTCTCCCGCACTGATGTAAAGCGCGCCGCCTGGGCGGGGCGCATTACCGTCAATGGTGAGGTGGTCACCAATGCGGCCACCAAAATACAAGTCAGTGATGAGTTGTGCCTGGATGATGAGCCCCTGCACGAGCCGGGGCCCCGCTACATTATGTTGAACAAGCCCCTGGGCTATGTCAGTGCCACCAAAGATGGCGAGCACCCTACAGTGCTGGACCTGATTGATGAGCCTAACAAGGAAAAGCTGCATATTGCCGGGCGTCTGGATATTGATACCACCGGCCTGGTGCTGCTTACCGATGACGGCCAGTGGTCCCACAAGGTGACCTCCCCCAACCACCATTGCGACAAGACCTACTACGCTCTGTTGGCCGAGAAAATTGAGGAAGATGCCGTGGCCAAGCTTGCCAAGGGTGTCTGGCTCAATAATGAAAAGAAGAGAACCAAGCCTGCCAAGCTGGAGATCCTCTTTGCCAACGAAGTGCGCATCACCATCGGTGAGGGGCGCTATCATCAGGTGAAGCGTATGTTTGCGGCCCTGGGCAACAAGGTATTGGAGTTGCACCGGGAAAAGATCGGCGAAATCATCTTGGATGAAGAACTTCAGGAAGGTGATTACCGCCTCCTGACCCCTGAAGAAATTGCCTCTATCAATTAA
- the folD gene encoding bifunctional methylenetetrahydrofolate dehydrogenase/methenyltetrahydrofolate cyclohydrolase FolD: protein MSALVLDGKALAQKTEEELSARVAVLKEKSGGQTPILATILVGDDPASATYVKMKGNACRRIGMDSLQVELPSSTTTEQLLAKIEELNSNPNVHGILLQHPVPAQIDERACFDAISLEKDVDGVTCLGFGRMAMGEEAYGCATPKGIMRLLEAYNIELEGKHAVVVGRSPILGKPMAAMLLNANATVTICHSRTQDLAEHIRRADIVVGAVGKPEFIKAEWIKDGAVVVDAGYHPGGVGDIELGPLTERAAAYTPVPGGVGPMTINTLIYQSVDSGERKIG from the coding sequence ATGTCTGCACTGGTTCTGGACGGCAAGGCCCTGGCACAGAAAACTGAAGAGGAACTCTCGGCTCGGGTAGCCGTACTAAAGGAAAAGAGTGGTGGCCAAACGCCAATCCTGGCGACCATTCTGGTAGGTGATGACCCCGCCTCCGCCACTTACGTAAAGATGAAGGGCAATGCCTGCCGCCGAATCGGCATGGACTCCCTCCAGGTGGAACTGCCCTCCTCCACCACCACTGAGCAGCTGCTCGCCAAGATCGAAGAACTCAACTCCAACCCCAACGTCCACGGCATTTTACTCCAGCACCCGGTACCGGCGCAGATCGATGAGCGCGCTTGTTTCGATGCGATCAGCCTGGAAAAAGATGTAGACGGTGTAACCTGCCTGGGCTTTGGCCGTATGGCAATGGGAGAAGAGGCTTACGGCTGCGCGACTCCTAAAGGAATTATGCGCCTGTTGGAGGCCTACAATATTGAATTGGAAGGCAAGCACGCTGTGGTTGTGGGTCGCAGCCCCATTTTGGGTAAGCCGATGGCGGCCATGTTGTTGAATGCCAATGCCACCGTGACTATCTGCCACTCCCGCACCCAAGACCTGGCCGAGCATATCCGCCGCGCCGATATCGTAGTGGGCGCCGTGGGCAAGCCTGAGTTTATCAAGGCCGAGTGGATTAAGGATGGCGCTGTGGTTGTGGATGCCGGTTACCACCCCGGCGGTGTCGGCGATATCGAGCTGGGCCCACTGACCGAACGCGCTGCAGCTTACACCCCGGTACCCGGTGGCGTTGGTCCCATGACCATCAATACCCTGATCTATCAATCTGTCGATTCCGGTGAACGTAAAATTGGCTAA
- a CDS encoding methyltransferase domain-containing protein produces the protein MALLWQKQVDDTCYQVRNHGASVRLYSNGVFHSQWNPRDPLKGSLWELLLLPAFFLPEERLNSVLVLGVGGGALIRLLQAFTSAKRIVGVDLDPVHLDIARRFFGVRDVELVCADACDFVRDHLKRPSHSTFDLVIDDLFGHCDGVVQRAVPADKSWCSSLMRLLHKDGVLVSNFGDRPELQNSAWRDKAMRERLGGAWMAYMPQYENHILAVSRGTLRKGELAARAPEKINPANPNRRLDFRMSQLR, from the coding sequence ATGGCGCTGCTTTGGCAAAAGCAGGTTGACGACACCTGTTACCAGGTGCGCAACCATGGCGCCAGTGTGCGCCTCTACAGCAACGGGGTTTTCCACTCTCAGTGGAATCCCCGCGATCCGCTCAAAGGCTCCCTTTGGGAGTTATTGCTGCTACCGGCATTTTTCCTCCCTGAAGAGCGCTTGAATTCGGTATTGGTACTCGGCGTCGGTGGTGGTGCCCTGATTCGCCTTTTGCAGGCGTTCACCTCCGCTAAGCGTATTGTCGGCGTAGATTTGGACCCGGTGCACCTGGATATTGCCCGTCGCTTCTTTGGCGTGCGTGATGTCGAGCTGGTGTGTGCTGATGCCTGTGACTTTGTACGCGACCACTTGAAGCGACCCTCTCACAGCACTTTCGACCTGGTGATCGACGACTTATTTGGGCACTGCGACGGCGTAGTGCAGCGAGCGGTACCCGCCGATAAGTCCTGGTGCTCCAGCCTGATGCGCCTACTTCATAAAGATGGCGTGCTGGTCAGCAACTTCGGGGATAGGCCCGAGCTACAGAACAGCGCTTGGCGCGACAAAGCTATGCGTGAGCGACTCGGCGGTGCCTGGATGGCCTATATGCCCCAGTATGAGAATCATATCCTGGCAGTGAGCAGAGGAACTCTGCGCAAAGGTGAGCTGGCGGCCAGGGCCCCAGAAAAGATCAATCCCGCCAACCCCAACCGGCGCCTGGACTTCCGCATGAGCCAGCTTCGCTGA
- a CDS encoding DUF4224 domain-containing protein yields MSKLLTKSEIGRLTGVGADNAEAQKKVLDSNRIPYVLKRDHSPALTWEMVNQAKLMQINSTSSNGQAPQIPAGINMSAING; encoded by the coding sequence ATGAGCAAACTTCTCACAAAAAGTGAAATCGGCCGCCTAACTGGTGTTGGTGCCGATAATGCTGAGGCGCAAAAGAAAGTCCTCGATAGCAATCGCATCCCCTACGTGCTTAAGAGGGACCACTCTCCCGCCCTGACTTGGGAAATGGTCAATCAGGCTAAACTCATGCAGATAAACAGCACCAGCTCCAACGGGCAGGCACCTCAAATACCCGCCGGCATAAACATGAGCGCCATCAATGGCTAG
- a CDS encoding SbcC/MukB-like Walker B domain-containing protein has product MFLKKLILINWGNIPQLEYDFGPINLFSGGNGSGKTTAADAIQTLMTAAHDTLFTFNPGQDETTQRGRGGKQVRTLASYVLGCDDGSYARPTSATCYIAGIFYPTSGEEGTEPFTAVMGISANLDSSSQPAQARQTDLRFFIFPGEQLAKGDIVKEDRDGKKWALPLDKFNQVLSKQFEKVEQYDKKKAYLRRLYGALRGRRDAVSDREAMHAARTFANFMAYKPVKSINDFVAQEVLEKRDLGDAIRSVSELMKTIHSMEQEARQIVERVSSLEAIAQSVELYREQWLQLRVQEYLCARQHLRRVQKSYLKGKGEQQKLRSDLENNERDKRVASERVEQLNEQQIALLAQRQGIDALRNKDELERRINNALELLSQQHTPLSAEEARWRENREAAEELLNLLNSTSAELEIPAFSDKALVQAIKQVAREEDLPDLHKLLGKDWIDLAALEPLRERAASSEALQNRLYDLLDSSGKAGASDEVSPKEQIAQQASRWEQKVQQLQKQLRTQESRIQHLQANRVRYPQSVEVALAAIREQCPEAEPRVLCDYVEVLDERWQMAIEGYLGGARFSIIVEPEHEARAIRIVRGLPGRNNRARVIQGDKARRDAERLDTPSGSIIELMEFTHKTAEHYLRASYGAVVQVEDEHELRGTRRGLTADGMASGNYSMWRCDMDDAELVFGQGARARALAAQQRAMEQLLEEAAHVNERHQLYRRVTNAVRGLANIKLLSIVDSALAAQREWRSAERALENLDLKDFEQFEQQVDELKAQLKDQQKQLSDLQRKTGSLETKLKSNVKLLDALSGQLESLDDAASDSEEMVRRITAIDPTFDAEQVLVTADEQVERAADNFDFSADIESWQGQLEKYSRQLDRAVMEYNATCASVDTLVFEPDLSGGHKDGLFKLISGLGDQVETLRNRLKNNLLVERHDQLLGLKKSFNTTFVTHLCHAIYQSINDGKRVLDDLNKELEHHRFGADRERFRFDYQWVAEFKEYWSFFKAVIELPNLGEEQSLFDTDLAPKHRKVRDRLLSMLLSEDEQVARRELDRISDYRNYRSYEIYKEPEGKEPIALSQYGTGSGGQLETPAYIIRSAAVTSAFRFGESGSHLQMVLVDEAFSKMDESRSKEVIRYLTETLGLQLLFIMPSSKSGPFMDLISNQFVFSKCPSAKPIGQLNTRVYVDRKVCNQERIAELWANHRRAIRQQASLDFMDLVEVEG; this is encoded by the coding sequence ATGTTCCTAAAAAAACTGATCCTGATTAACTGGGGCAATATCCCGCAGTTGGAATATGATTTCGGCCCGATCAACCTGTTTTCCGGTGGCAACGGTTCCGGTAAAACTACGGCGGCCGATGCTATCCAGACATTGATGACCGCCGCCCACGACACCCTGTTTACCTTTAACCCGGGGCAGGATGAAACCACCCAGCGCGGCCGTGGTGGCAAGCAGGTGCGGACACTAGCTTCTTATGTACTGGGTTGTGACGACGGCAGTTACGCCCGCCCAACGAGTGCTACTTGCTATATTGCCGGTATTTTTTATCCCACCAGCGGTGAAGAGGGTACAGAGCCCTTTACTGCGGTGATGGGAATTTCTGCCAATCTTGATAGCAGTAGCCAGCCCGCTCAAGCTCGTCAGACCGATCTGCGCTTTTTCATATTTCCCGGCGAACAGTTGGCGAAAGGTGATATTGTCAAAGAAGATAGAGATGGGAAGAAATGGGCTCTGCCCCTAGATAAATTCAATCAGGTCCTGAGCAAACAGTTCGAAAAAGTTGAGCAGTACGACAAGAAAAAGGCCTATCTGCGTCGTCTTTACGGTGCCCTGCGCGGACGTCGTGATGCGGTCTCCGATCGAGAGGCTATGCACGCCGCACGCACCTTTGCCAACTTTATGGCCTACAAGCCAGTAAAAAGTATTAACGATTTTGTCGCCCAAGAGGTGTTGGAAAAACGCGATTTGGGTGATGCCATCCGCTCCGTATCCGAACTGATGAAAACCATTCACAGTATGGAGCAGGAAGCGCGTCAGATTGTGGAGAGAGTTAGTTCGCTAGAGGCCATCGCCCAGTCGGTGGAGCTCTACCGAGAGCAGTGGTTGCAACTGCGTGTGCAGGAATATTTATGCGCGCGCCAACACCTAAGGCGCGTTCAAAAGAGTTATCTCAAAGGGAAAGGTGAGCAACAAAAGTTACGCAGCGACCTGGAAAATAATGAGCGCGATAAACGGGTAGCTTCTGAGCGAGTTGAACAGCTCAATGAGCAGCAAATTGCGTTACTTGCCCAGCGTCAGGGAATCGATGCATTGCGTAATAAGGACGAATTAGAAAGGCGCATTAACAATGCCCTGGAGCTTCTGTCCCAGCAGCACACACCGCTGTCCGCCGAAGAGGCCCGCTGGCGCGAGAACCGTGAGGCCGCCGAAGAATTATTAAACCTGCTCAACTCGACCTCCGCAGAGCTGGAAATTCCCGCCTTCTCCGATAAAGCACTGGTGCAGGCGATCAAGCAGGTAGCCCGCGAGGAAGACCTGCCGGATCTGCACAAGTTGTTGGGCAAGGACTGGATCGATCTGGCCGCACTGGAGCCACTGCGCGAGCGCGCTGCCAGCAGCGAAGCTCTACAGAACCGCCTCTACGACCTGCTGGATAGCAGTGGCAAAGCTGGCGCCAGTGATGAGGTTTCTCCCAAAGAGCAGATTGCCCAGCAGGCTTCCCGCTGGGAGCAAAAAGTCCAGCAACTGCAAAAGCAGCTGCGCACCCAGGAGAGCCGCATTCAGCATCTCCAGGCCAACCGCGTGCGCTATCCCCAATCGGTGGAAGTGGCCCTGGCCGCAATTCGCGAGCAGTGCCCTGAGGCGGAGCCCCGCGTCCTGTGTGATTATGTGGAAGTGCTGGATGAGCGCTGGCAGATGGCGATTGAAGGCTATCTGGGCGGCGCGCGCTTCTCGATTATCGTGGAGCCGGAACACGAGGCTCGCGCAATTCGTATCGTGCGCGGCCTACCCGGGCGAAACAACCGCGCCCGAGTGATCCAGGGGGATAAAGCCCGCCGCGATGCGGAGCGCCTGGATACGCCGTCGGGCTCCATTATCGAACTGATGGAGTTCACCCATAAAACTGCCGAGCACTATTTGCGCGCCTCTTACGGTGCCGTGGTGCAGGTGGAGGATGAACACGAGCTGCGCGGTACCCGTCGGGGCCTGACTGCCGACGGTATGGCCAGTGGCAACTACAGCATGTGGCGCTGCGATATGGACGATGCCGAGCTGGTGTTCGGCCAGGGCGCCCGCGCCCGCGCACTGGCGGCGCAGCAGCGCGCTATGGAGCAGTTGCTGGAAGAGGCTGCCCACGTCAACGAGCGCCACCAGCTCTACCGTCGCGTTACCAACGCGGTGCGCGGACTGGCGAATATCAAGCTGTTGTCCATTGTGGATTCCGCCCTGGCGGCACAGCGGGAATGGCGCAGCGCCGAGCGCGCTCTGGAAAACCTGGACCTGAAGGACTTCGAGCAGTTCGAGCAGCAGGTCGATGAACTCAAGGCCCAGCTCAAGGACCAGCAAAAGCAGTTGTCTGATCTCCAGCGCAAGACTGGTTCCCTGGAAACGAAATTAAAGAGCAACGTAAAGCTCTTGGACGCTCTGTCTGGTCAGCTGGAGTCCCTGGACGATGCCGCCAGTGACAGCGAGGAAATGGTAAGGCGTATTACCGCCATCGATCCCACATTTGATGCCGAGCAAGTGCTGGTTACTGCCGACGAGCAGGTAGAGCGCGCCGCCGACAACTTCGACTTCTCGGCGGATATCGAAAGTTGGCAGGGACAGCTGGAGAAATACAGTCGCCAGCTCGATCGCGCGGTGATGGAGTACAACGCCACCTGTGCCAGCGTCGATACCCTGGTGTTTGAGCCAGACTTGAGTGGCGGCCATAAAGATGGCCTGTTCAAGTTGATCAGCGGTCTCGGCGATCAGGTAGAGACCCTGCGCAACCGCCTGAAGAACAACCTGCTGGTGGAGCGCCACGATCAACTGCTGGGATTGAAAAAATCCTTTAACACCACTTTTGTAACCCACTTGTGCCACGCTATTTACCAGTCCATTAACGATGGTAAGCGCGTGTTGGATGATCTGAACAAAGAGCTGGAACACCACCGCTTTGGCGCCGACCGCGAGCGCTTCCGTTTCGACTACCAGTGGGTGGCGGAATTTAAGGAGTACTGGAGCTTCTTTAAGGCGGTAATTGAACTGCCGAATCTGGGTGAAGAGCAGAGCCTGTTCGACACGGACTTGGCGCCCAAGCACCGCAAGGTGCGGGATCGCCTGTTAAGTATGTTGCTGAGTGAAGACGAGCAGGTAGCGCGGCGCGAGCTGGATCGAATCAGCGATTACCGCAACTACCGCAGCTATGAGATCTATAAGGAACCGGAGGGCAAGGAGCCGATTGCGCTCAGCCAGTACGGCACCGGTTCCGGCGGTCAGCTGGAAACGCCGGCTTATATTATCCGCTCCGCAGCGGTCACTTCGGCCTTCCGCTTTGGTGAAAGCGGCAGCCATTTGCAAATGGTGCTGGTGGATGAGGCCTTCTCCAAAATGGATGAGTCCCGCTCCAAGGAAGTGATTCGTTACCTGACTGAAACCCTGGGGCTACAGCTGCTGTTTATTATGCCCAGCAGTAAATCCGGGCCTTTTATGGACCTGATCTCGAATCAGTTTGTGTTCAGCAAGTGCCCCAGTGCCAAGCCCATCGGCCAGCTGAATACCCGGGTGTATGTCGATCGCAAGGTGTGCAACCAGGAGCGTATCGCCGAACTCTGGGCCAATCACCGCCGCGCGATTCGCCAACAGGCGTCGCTGGATTTTATGGACCTGGTAGAAGTAGAGGGATAG
- a CDS encoding methyltransferase has protein sequence MSALLHQELIQAPEETLWIADENSKPLLHQEGFHFAGDLISNRWDIAELAENTVKRSFFNDFHFEELDRKYRRIVYAVSKEKAVVHHIIDCAPHFLGEGGELVLLGEKQSGIKSYAAKVAERLGTAKHLQKNGNDYLSSNVVAHEDTGNPIGELQYAQLQKLLELGDLYSKPGLFGWNKIDKGSALLAQQLTTELPQDGSRIVDLGCGYGYLSMQLAALGKYHFTATDNNAAALLACRKNFTEQGVEGIVVPSDAGSELESEIADLVLCNPPFHQGFQVEGDLTDRFLQQSARILKDSGAAIFVVNEFIPLAKKGPRYFSQVDLITKEQGFCVYRLRP, from the coding sequence ATGTCAGCCCTTCTACATCAGGAACTTATCCAGGCCCCAGAGGAAACACTGTGGATCGCCGATGAAAACAGCAAGCCCCTCTTACACCAGGAGGGGTTCCATTTTGCCGGAGATTTAATCAGTAACCGCTGGGATATTGCCGAACTCGCCGAAAATACGGTGAAGCGGAGCTTCTTCAACGATTTCCACTTTGAAGAACTGGACCGCAAATACCGCCGTATTGTTTACGCCGTTTCGAAAGAGAAGGCCGTAGTTCACCATATTATTGATTGTGCACCCCACTTCCTCGGTGAAGGTGGCGAGTTGGTTCTGCTGGGTGAAAAGCAAAGCGGAATCAAAAGCTACGCTGCGAAAGTAGCCGAGCGCCTGGGCACTGCCAAGCACTTGCAAAAAAACGGCAACGACTACCTGAGCAGTAATGTTGTCGCTCACGAGGACACCGGCAATCCAATCGGTGAGCTTCAGTATGCCCAGTTACAAAAGCTGCTCGAGCTTGGCGACCTCTACTCCAAGCCGGGATTGTTCGGCTGGAACAAAATCGATAAAGGCAGTGCCCTACTCGCCCAGCAATTAACGACGGAGTTGCCACAGGACGGTTCTCGTATTGTTGATCTCGGTTGTGGTTATGGCTACCTGAGTATGCAATTAGCCGCTTTGGGTAAATATCATTTTACCGCTACGGATAATAACGCCGCTGCTCTATTGGCCTGCCGCAAGAATTTTACCGAACAGGGAGTCGAAGGCATCGTTGTGCCCTCTGATGCTGGCTCTGAACTGGAGAGTGAAATCGCCGATCTGGTGCTGTGCAACCCACCTTTCCACCAGGGCTTTCAGGTGGAGGGAGATTTGACCGATCGCTTTCTGCAGCAGAGTGCGCGGATTCTCAAAGATTCCGGCGCTGCGATTTTTGTGGTGAATGAATTTATTCCCCTGGCGAAAAAAGGGCCCCGCTATTTTTCCCAGGTGGATTTGATCACCAAAGAGCAAGGATTTTGCGTATACCGTCTGCGCCCCTAA